The stretch of DNA ACCGCGGGGGCTGTCACCGCCGTGCCCGTCCGATCGAGGAAGAGGTCTTCGAGGCCTGGGACCGCGACGAACGGATCACTGCAGTCAGGACCGCACAGGACGTCCGATCGGTCCTGTGGAGTCTCGTCGCGGACGACTTCGCCGGCGAGACGATGTGGAGCGACTGCGGGGCGACGTTCCTCGAGGCGCTGAACGACGAGAGCGACCTGTCGTATCCGACTGACGCCTCGAGGCTGTACCGGACCGGCGAACGGATCTGGGCGCTCGTCAGACTGTTCAACGTCCGCGAGGGAGTCGACCGGAGCGCGGATAGGCTCCCCGAATCGCTGTTCGGCGCCGGCGGGAGACTCGATCCGGACGCCTTCGAACGACTACTCGACGCCTACTATCGGACCCGTGACTGGGGAACAGATGGGCGACCGACCGCGGACGCACTCGAGCGACTCGGCCTTGCGGACGTTCGCGACGAGTCGACGCCGATCGGGACGCCGTTCGATCCGATCGAATAGGCATAGTAGATAAAATATACTTATCCAAATATCTACTAATAGAAGGATATATGTTCTACGCGGTAGTTATACCGAGAACTAGTTCTAACATAGCTCGCTCGGGCCAACTTCGATTCAAAAGGCGAATACAGCGACTATTTCGCCTATATCGCCCTCAAACACTTCTCGAGAGATGGAAACAGATTCATTCACTGAGATCGAAATGGCAGATACGATAGAATACTATTCAGAAGAGATATCGAGTCGTTACGACGGTAGTCGATGTATTCTACGTCAGTTATACTCCCCCTTCGTTCTCGACTTTCAGTTACACATGTACGAGTGTAAACCACCCCGAACCACAATCATTCAACGCACTGACCAGTATAGTTTCGCTCGAGTATCGTCCCTTCCCGCTCCGCCCGGAACCGGCGACCTTTTTATCGGACGGGAACCGACTCGCTTGCATGACGATGTCACGCGCGCCGAAATCGCCCACCGTGCGGGAGTTCGAGGCGACGGTCGCGGCCGTCGACGGTCGCGACGTCGAACTCGAGGAGACGTACTTCTATCCCGAAGGTGGCGGGCAGCCGGCCGACCGCGGTACGATCGACGGGACCGGGCTCGAGACGGTCCAGAAACGGAACGGGACGGTCGTTCATACGCTCGCATCCGAGCCGTCACTCGAGTCCGGCGACGAGGTCGACTGCACGGTCGACGATGCGTTCCGAACCTACTGCATGCGCGCTCACACGGCGAGTCACGTCGTCTACGGCGCTGGCCGGCGGCTGTTCGACGGCCTCGGCTACGCGGGGTTCGACATCGGCGAGGAGAAGGTCCGGATCGACCTGACGACGGCCGAACCGATCGACGACGACGACCTCGTCGAACTCGGTCGCCTCTCGAACCGGGCCGTCTGGGACGCACGGTCGGTCACGTGGGAGCGACTGCCGGAATCGAAGGCCCGCGACCTCGACGGAATCGCGTTCAACGAGAAGACCGAAGAGGGCGCGATGGCCGACTACCAGGCCGAGTCGGACGAACGCGTCCGCGTGGTGACCGTCGACAAGTCGACGGTTGGCGACGAGACCGATGGCCGGCCGTGGGACGTGGCGGCCTGTGGCGGTACGCACGTCGACAATACCCGCCAGATCGGTCCGATCGAGGTACTCGACCGCTCGAACCCCGGTGAGGGCATCACCCGCGTCGAGTTCTCGGTCGGACCGGCGGGAATCGACCACGCCGCCGACGTGCAGGCGGCCGCACGCGAGGCGAGTCGACTGGGTGGCGTCCCCATTTCGGAACTGCCCGACGCCGTCTCCCGCCTGCAGGATGATCGAGAGCAACTCGAGTACGAACTCGAGGAACTGAAAGAAGAGGTCGTTACGTCCCGACTCTCGGAGCTTCCGACCGTCGAACGCGACGGCGCGACGTGGGCCGTCGGCACGCTCGAGGGGATCGACTCGAACGCCGTCAGCGAAGGTGCACGGGAAGTCGTCGGCGAAGGGCCGGACGAACCGGACGTGGTCGCCGCCGTCGACAGGGGCGGCGCGCCCTCGGTCGTCGTGGCCTCGACCGGCGAGGTAGACGCCGGCGAGGTGATCGATGGCGTGACGGACGCGTTCGGCGGCGGTGGCGGTGGCAGTCCGACGGCCGCACAGGGCGGCGGACTCCAGGCAGATCCGGAGGAAGTCGTGACCCACCTCCGCGGGGAGTGAGGGCGGCTACTGCTGTTCGCGGATCGCGTCGTTGAGTTCCGGTACGACGTCGTGGAGGTCACCGAGAACGGCGTAGTCGGCCTTCTGGATGATCGCAGCCTCCGGATCCGTGTTGATCGCGAGGATGTTCTCGGCCCCCTTGCAGCCGACCATGTGCTGGACCGCGCCGCTGATCCCGCAGGCGATGTAGATGTCCGGACTGATCTTCGCGCCGGTCTGACCGATCTGGTCGTCGTGGGGCCGCCAGCCCTCGTTGACCGCGGCCCGGGAGGCGCCGACGGTCCCGCCGAGCAGGTCGGCCAGTTCCTCGAGTTTGTCGTAGTCCTCGGGGCCGCCGACGCCACGGCCGCCGCCGACGACGACGCGTGCCTCGCCCAGCGGCACGCCTTCCTCGTCGGTCGTCTCGACGCGGTCGACCTGCACGCGGAAGTGTGACTCCTCGAGCGAGGGTGCAAACTCCGTGACGGCCGGATCGGTCGGCGTCTCGACCTCCTCGATCGGGTGTTCGTGTTCGGCGGCACTGACAAGCGTCGTCTCGCCCTCGAGCCGAGAGTGCTCGAGCAAGCTACCGCCCCACCGCTGGCGACGCAGTTCGTACGCGCCGTCGGCGGCTTCGATCTCGAGGCAGTTCGTCGCCAGCGGCGCGTCGAGAGTTGCGCCGGCGTGAGCCAGCACCTCGTGACCTCGGTCCGTTCCGGGGGCTGTGATCGTGCTCGCGTCGATCTCGCGGGTGAGCTGTGCCAGGCTCTCGCCCCACGCCTCGGGCGCATAGCCCTCGAGCCGATCGTGGATGACGTGGTGGAGTTCGTCGACCCCATATCGTCCGAGTTCGTCGGTCAAGCCGGCCGCTTCGTCGCCGAAGGCGACGGCAGCGAAGTCCGTCCCCTCGCTTGCCGCCAGGTCGCGTGCCATCGTCAGCGCCTCGAGCGAGGTCTCGTCCGGCACGCCGCTCTCGTGTTCGACGAACGCGAGGATCATAGCACTTCCACCTCTTCCTCGAGGACTTCGATCACGTCCGGCACGGCATCGGGGCCCTCACCCAGGACCTCGGCCTCCGAGTCGTCCGTCTCGGGAGCTTCCAACCGGACCTTTTCGAAGGTTCCCGCACCCGCAGTGCCGTCGGGCTCGAGACTGGGAACCTCCTGTTTCCGGGCCTGCATCTTGGCACGCATGGACGCGTAGCGCGGTTCGTTGATTCCTTCCTTGACCGCGACGACGGCCGGTAAGTCGATCTCGTAGACCTCCTCCCCGCCGGAGACTTCGCGTTTCGCGATCGCCGTCCCGTCTTCGATCTCGAGGGACTTGATCCCGGTTACGCAGGGGAGTCCGAGTTTGCGGGCGACGCGGACGCCGACCTGGTAGTTGCCCACGTCGGCGGACTCGTTGCCGAACAGCAGGAGGTCGAACGCGTCGTCCAGGTCGCGGATCGCGTTCGCGATCGCGTCGGCCGTCGCGCGCGGGCTCCACTCCTCGCCGTCGGTCTCGAGCAGGGTCGCTTCGTCGGCCTGCATTGCCAGTCCTGTCCGGAGCTGTTCGTCCGCCTCGTCGGGGCCGAGGGTGAGGACGTGCGCCGTGCCGCCGTGTTCCTCGATCAGCTGGATCGCTTCCTCGATGGCACACTCCTCGTGCGGGCTCATGGTAAAGCCCAGGTTGCTCGTGTCGATTCGCTGCTGGTCTTCCGTCAGTACGATCTTCGCGCCGGTGTTCGGGACGCGTTTGATACAGGAAAGAACGTTCATGGCGGTGTTAGCTACGGATGCGTTCGTTCTCGGGGTCGAACAGAGGCCGGCTGCCGACGACCTCGACGGTCACCGGGTACCGGTCGCCCATGTACTCGACCTGGAGTTGCTGTCCTTCCTCGGCGTGCTCGGGCGGGAGATACGCCATCAGCAGGTGTTTGCCGACGCTCGGGCCGGTGCCCGCGCTCGTGACGTAGGATTCGCGGCCTTCTTCGTCGACGATCACCTCGCCGTCCTCGTCGAGGACTGGTTCGTTACCCAGCATGAACCGACGCTCGCCCGACTCGGAGGTGTGGTCGTCGACCGAGAGCGTACAGAGCGTCGCCGCGTTCTCCTCGTCGATCGCCTCCTCGTACGCTTCCTTCCCGATGAAGTCGGCGTCCTTGACGCCGTGGAAGGTCAGCCCGGCCTCTGCGGGGTTGTACTCGAGTTCGAGTTCGTGGCCGTAGAGCCGGTAGCCCTTCTCCATGCGGCCGGTCGTCCCGTAGACGCCCATTCCGACGGGCCGGATGTCGTACTCCTCGCCGGCCTCGGCGATGGTGTCCCAGAGGCGACCGCCCTGGCCCGCGGGGGCGTAGATCTCCCAGCCGAGTTCGCCGACGTAGGAGAGCCGCATCGCCCAGGCGTCGACCTCGCCGACGGTGATCTCCTGGGCGGTGTACGGCGGGAACGCCTCGTGAGACATATCCTCCTCGGTGACGGACTGGACGACCTCGCGGGCGTCGGGCCCCCAGACGCCGAGCGTACACAGCGACTCCGAGCGGTCGATCATATGGACGTCGCCGTCCTCTGGGAGGTGGCTCTTGAACCAGGCGCGGTCGGAGCCCGCTGCAGCACCGCCCGTGATGACGCGGTACTGTTCGTCCCCGAGACGGGCGATCGTCAGGTCGGAGACGAAGCCGCCGTTCTCCGCGAGGATCGGCGTGTAGACGGTCTTGCCGACGTCGACGTCCGTCCGGCCGACGGCCATCTTCTCCATGTACTCGACGACGTCCGAACCGACGAAGTCGAACTTCCCGAAGCCCATGTCGCCGACCATGGCGACGTGGTCGCGCATGTGGAGGTGCTCGCCGAGGATGGTCGGCGACCACCACCGCGAGTCCCACTCGTTGCCCCGGAGCAGCCCCTCGAGTTCCTCGTTGTACGTCCGGACGAGGTCCTCGTTCGAGGTGTACCACTGGGGCCGTTCCCAGCCTGCGGCCTCGAAGAACCGTGCGCCGAGTTCCTCCTGTCGGTCGTAGAACGGGCTCTGACGGAGCGGCCGTGAACTCTGCCACTGCTCCGTGGGGTGGACGATGCCGTAGATTTTCTGGAACCCCTCGTGAGCGCGGTTCTCGACGAACTCCCGTGAGGTACCGTACTCGTAGAACCGGTTGACGTCGGAGCCGTGGAGGTCGATGTCCGACCAGCCACGCGTCATCCACTGGGCGACGGCCTCGCCGATTGCAGGCGCCTCCTTGATCCAGACGGCAGCACACGACCACAGCCCTTCGACGTCCTGTAGCGGGCCGAGCAAGGGCGCGCCGTCCGGCGTCACCGACAGCAAGCCGTCGATCTCGTGGCGGACACCAGCCTGCGGATCGTCGAGCAACTCGGGAACGATCTCGAGTGCGTCTTCCATCGATTGCTCGAACGCGTCGTCGGTCAGCGGCGGCTGGGTCGGCGACAGCGGTGCTTCGTCGATCGACGGGACGTCGTCGACGTCCCAGAGGATCGGCCGGTGCTGGTAGGAGCCGACCTCCAGGTCGTTCCCGTGCTGGCGCTCGTACATCTGGGTGTCCATGTCCCGGACGACGGGGAACGAGATTTCGCCTTCGTA from Natronobacterium texcoconense encodes:
- a CDS encoding alanyl-tRNA editing protein — encoded protein: MTMSRAPKSPTVREFEATVAAVDGRDVELEETYFYPEGGGQPADRGTIDGTGLETVQKRNGTVVHTLASEPSLESGDEVDCTVDDAFRTYCMRAHTASHVVYGAGRRLFDGLGYAGFDIGEEKVRIDLTTAEPIDDDDLVELGRLSNRAVWDARSVTWERLPESKARDLDGIAFNEKTEEGAMADYQAESDERVRVVTVDKSTVGDETDGRPWDVAACGGTHVDNTRQIGPIEVLDRSNPGEGITRVEFSVGPAGIDHAADVQAAAREASRLGGVPISELPDAVSRLQDDREQLEYELEELKEEVVTSRLSELPTVERDGATWAVGTLEGIDSNAVSEGAREVVGEGPDEPDVVAAVDRGGAPSVVVASTGEVDAGEVIDGVTDAFGGGGGGSPTAAQGGGLQADPEEVVTHLRGE
- a CDS encoding GcvT family protein, translated to MSSDFPSSAGTVIIGAGIVGNSLAYHLAKQGRDDILLMDKGPLPDPGGSTGHASNFLMPVEHSKEMTHLTRRSIEQYEDMDTFTNSGGIEVARTNERMAELKRRVQSAKAWGEPGELLTVEEVEEMVPYVNTDIIEGGFYSPGAGTCDPLRAGEVMRARADHETDGGLTVSPNTEVLDMHVEDGAIEAVETDRGTVEAGEVVIAAGLWSPKIAQMAGAEIPLTPAVHQMVSVGPISFFEDYEGEISFPVVRDMDTQMYERQHGNDLEVGSYQHRPILWDVDDVPSIDEAPLSPTQPPLTDDAFEQSMEDALEIVPELLDDPQAGVRHEIDGLLSVTPDGAPLLGPLQDVEGLWSCAAVWIKEAPAIGEAVAQWMTRGWSDIDLHGSDVNRFYEYGTSREFVENRAHEGFQKIYGIVHPTEQWQSSRPLRQSPFYDRQEELGARFFEAAGWERPQWYTSNEDLVRTYNEELEGLLRGNEWDSRWWSPTILGEHLHMRDHVAMVGDMGFGKFDFVGSDVVEYMEKMAVGRTDVDVGKTVYTPILAENGGFVSDLTIARLGDEQYRVITGGAAAGSDRAWFKSHLPEDGDVHMIDRSESLCTLGVWGPDAREVVQSVTEEDMSHEAFPPYTAQEITVGEVDAWAMRLSYVGELGWEIYAPAGQGGRLWDTIAEAGEEYDIRPVGMGVYGTTGRMEKGYRLYGHELELEYNPAEAGLTFHGVKDADFIGKEAYEEAIDEENAATLCTLSVDDHTSESGERRFMLGNEPVLDEDGEVIVDEEGRESYVTSAGTGPSVGKHLLMAYLPPEHAEEGQQLQVEYMGDRYPVTVEVVGSRPLFDPENERIRS
- a CDS encoding electron transfer flavoprotein subunit beta/FixA family protein, with the protein product MNVLSCIKRVPNTGAKIVLTEDQQRIDTSNLGFTMSPHEECAIEEAIQLIEEHGGTAHVLTLGPDEADEQLRTGLAMQADEATLLETDGEEWSPRATADAIANAIRDLDDAFDLLLFGNESADVGNYQVGVRVARKLGLPCVTGIKSLEIEDGTAIAKREVSGGEEVYEIDLPAVVAVKEGINEPRYASMRAKMQARKQEVPSLEPDGTAGAGTFEKVRLEAPETDDSEAEVLGEGPDAVPDVIEVLEEEVEVL
- a CDS encoding electron transfer flavoprotein subunit alpha/FixB family protein encodes the protein MILAFVEHESGVPDETSLEALTMARDLAASEGTDFAAVAFGDEAAGLTDELGRYGVDELHHVIHDRLEGYAPEAWGESLAQLTREIDASTITAPGTDRGHEVLAHAGATLDAPLATNCLEIEAADGAYELRRQRWGGSLLEHSRLEGETTLVSAAEHEHPIEEVETPTDPAVTEFAPSLEESHFRVQVDRVETTDEEGVPLGEARVVVGGGRGVGGPEDYDKLEELADLLGGTVGASRAAVNEGWRPHDDQIGQTGAKISPDIYIACGISGAVQHMVGCKGAENILAINTDPEAAIIQKADYAVLGDLHDVVPELNDAIREQQ